One part of the Astatotilapia calliptera chromosome 9, fAstCal1.2, whole genome shotgun sequence genome encodes these proteins:
- the naa50 gene encoding N-alpha-acetyltransferase 50 isoform X1 yields MKGSRIELGDVTPHNIKQLKRLNQVIFPVSYNDKFYKDVLEVGELAKLAYFNDIAVGAVCCRVDHSQNQKRLYIMTLGCLAPYRRLGIGTKMLNHVLNICEKDGTFDNIYLHVQISNESAIDFYQKFGFEIIETKKNYYKRIEPADAHVLQKSLRSPCALPSGELQKSE; encoded by the exons atgaaagg tagccggATCGAGCTGGGGGACGTTACGCCCCACAACATTAAGCAGCTGAAACGCCTCAACCAGGTCATCTTCCCCGTCAGCTACAACGACAAGTTTTACAAAGATGTGCTGGAAGTTGGAGAGCTTGCAAAGCTAG cGTACTTCAATGACATTGCAGTGGGTGCTGTGTGCTGCAGAGTGGACCACTCTCAGAACCAGAAGAGACTGTACATCATGACACTTGGCTGTCTAGCACCCTACCGTAGACTTGGAATTG GTACAAAGATGCTTAATCATGTGCTAAACATCTGCGAGAAGGATGGAACTTTTGATAATATTTAcct TCATGTGCAGATCAGCAATGAGTCGGCCATTGACTTTTACCAGAAGTTTGGCTTTGAGATTATTGAGACAAAGAAGAATTACTACAAGAGGATAGAGCCTGCAGATGCCCATGTGTTGCAAAAGAGCCTGCGCAGTCCTTGTGCACTGCCCAGTGGAGAGCTTCAGAAGTCAGAGTAG
- the naa50 gene encoding N-alpha-acetyltransferase 50 isoform X2, translating to MKGRIELGDVTPHNIKQLKRLNQVIFPVSYNDKFYKDVLEVGELAKLAYFNDIAVGAVCCRVDHSQNQKRLYIMTLGCLAPYRRLGIGTKMLNHVLNICEKDGTFDNIYLHVQISNESAIDFYQKFGFEIIETKKNYYKRIEPADAHVLQKSLRSPCALPSGELQKSE from the exons atgaaagg ccggATCGAGCTGGGGGACGTTACGCCCCACAACATTAAGCAGCTGAAACGCCTCAACCAGGTCATCTTCCCCGTCAGCTACAACGACAAGTTTTACAAAGATGTGCTGGAAGTTGGAGAGCTTGCAAAGCTAG cGTACTTCAATGACATTGCAGTGGGTGCTGTGTGCTGCAGAGTGGACCACTCTCAGAACCAGAAGAGACTGTACATCATGACACTTGGCTGTCTAGCACCCTACCGTAGACTTGGAATTG GTACAAAGATGCTTAATCATGTGCTAAACATCTGCGAGAAGGATGGAACTTTTGATAATATTTAcct TCATGTGCAGATCAGCAATGAGTCGGCCATTGACTTTTACCAGAAGTTTGGCTTTGAGATTATTGAGACAAAGAAGAATTACTACAAGAGGATAGAGCCTGCAGATGCCCATGTGTTGCAAAAGAGCCTGCGCAGTCCTTGTGCACTGCCCAGTGGAGAGCTTCAGAAGTCAGAGTAG